One Cyprinus carpio isolate SPL01 chromosome A16, ASM1834038v1, whole genome shotgun sequence genomic region harbors:
- the gpatch4 gene encoding G patch domain-containing protein 4 — protein MAEMVQEKSTGLKFAEEQLLRHGWEKGKGLGRSENGISEAIKVKIKCDKRGMGHKEGEQFTFHWWDHVFNKASSNLVVETGQSGVMVKKSDDGNDGLISNKKPRKAQQAKSMLYGCFVKSATLLSGEEQPEKISDSDDSSSSSSEDEDQKLDLSSTTKLSDTDLLKACGGRTAHKGARHGLTMSAKLARLEQQEQEFMNKYGKKNHTAEPSTSNTDCLNPEGRPDIKEKTKRKKSKRQEEPSENNIHEDKMTAQVLSSNDTEDRKPKKRKESNDASVNDKTIADTEPKKKKKRNRKEKEAREDRVHGDCSIDVNEAFTHKSEEQDTHLPTDDSMHKKKKKKKQRSKVAAETADAEEINEESTDTHSKQPQEGSTEYQQTSDNAFKKKKKKRSSMEHYEDVDNSATAMIVTEDASNVAQIMDTQTEGQKNERKKNKKMKRSKKE, from the exons ATGGCAGAAATGGTCCAAGAAAAGAGTACAGGACTAAAATTCGCAGAGGAGCAGCTTCTGCGACACGGATGGGAAAAAG GTAAAGGTCTGGGCAGATCAGAGAATGGCATCTCAGAAGCtattaaagtcaaaattaaatGTGACAAAAGAGGG ATGGGCCATAAGGAAGGTGAGCAGTTCACTTTCCACTGGTGGGACCATGTTTTTAATAAAGCCTCATCCAATCTGGTTGTGGAGACAGGTCAG AGTGGTGTGATGGTGAAGAAGTCGGATGACGGCAATGATGGATTGATCTCCAACAAGAAGCCACGCAAGGCTCAGCAAGCCAAGTCCATGCTCTATGGATGTTTTGTCAAG TCAGCTACACTGCTGTCAGGTGAGGAGCAGCCAGAAAAGATCTCTGATTCAgatgacagcagcagcagcagttctGAAGATGAGGACCAGAAACTGGACCTTTCCAGCACTACCAA GCTATCAGATACAGATCTGCTGAAAGCTTGTGGAGGACGAACAGCACACAA AGGAGCCAGACATGGACTCACTATGAGCGCCAAACTGGCCCGACTTGAGCAGCAGGAGCAGGAGTTCATGAACAAGTATGGTAAGAAGAACCACACTGCTGAACCATCCACAAGCAACACAGATTGTCTAAATCCTGAGGGACGTCCAGAtattaaagagaaaacaaaacgcAAGAAATCAAAAAGGCAGGAGGAACCATCAGAGAATAACATCCATGAAGATAAGATGACAGCACAGGTCCTTTCAAGTAATGATACTGAGGACCGCAAACCCAAAAAGAGGAAAGAGTCTAATGATGCTTCTGTGAATGACAAAACGATCGCAGATACAGagccaaagaagaagaaaaagagaaatcgcAAAGAAAAAGAAGCACGTGAGGATCGTGTTCATGGAGACTGCAGCATAGATGTGAATGAGGCATTCACACACAAATCAGAGGAGCAAGACACACACCTGCCGACAGATGACAGCAtgcacaagaagaaaaagaaaaagaaacaacggTCCAAGGTGGCTGCTGAGACGGCTGACGCAGAGGAGATCAATGAGGaatccacagacacacacagcaaacaACCACAGGAGGGCAGTACTGAGTATCAACAAACATCTGATAATgccttcaaaaagaaaaagaaaaagcgcTCTTCCATGGAGCACTACGAAGATGTGGATAACTCAGCTACTGCAATGATAGTAACGGAAGATGCTAGCAATGTAGCACAGATAATGGACACACAAACAGAAGGACAGAAGAACgaaaggaagaaaaacaaaaaaatgaaacgaAGCAAAAAGGAATAG